DNA sequence from the bacterium genome:
ATCAGGGGTGTCGTGTCAGGCAGCGCACCGCGGTTTCCATGGTTCCCTTTCCGTAATAATTCAGCCAGCTGCTCACGCGAATACTCACATTTATCGATAGTGTATAGTTGACCAGCTATGAGCAAAGGAACATTCAGCTCCGATACCGTCCTGTCATGAGCCGCAAAGCCCGCACCGAGCAGCGACAGCTCTGCGGTGAGAAACAGCACTCCTTTTGCGGTATCCCCATGATAAAAATGTGTTCCGCCGGGCAGGAACTCCAGAACGAGTGGCACATGTTCCGCGCTGCGGGATGATGATGTATCGTCGCTCAGGCAGATATCGGAAAGTGTACAGTAAAGCACTATTCCTGACAACACAACCACAGTGATTATTTTTGAATTCAGCGGATTTTTCATGAGTTTCCGTTTCCGTGATAGCGGTAAAAAATATCAAACAGACTCTTTAAAAATTGAAAAGTAAAAATATTTCACAATATAATAACTTTCATTCTTGTCTGTTCCGTTTTTCTGATGTATAAATAGAACGCAGGTGATTGCGCTGTCTGCCCTTATAAAACAGCGTCACAGAAGGGAAAGGAATCCTTCGGATTCGCTCCTGTGCGATTTTGTATGATTCTCATAACTATATATTTATCAGGAGGTAGACAATGGGTAAAACAGGCTGGAGTTTAATAGCGGGATTCATGTGCTGTCTGGTTCTGGCTGCCGGAGGGGATAAACTTATGGCTCAACAGTCAACGGGTGTGACCGCAGCTCTCGAAATTGTTCCGCAGCCGGTGAAGGTCGTTCCGGGCAAAGGCTTGTTTGCCCTGAAGCCATCGACCGTAATCGCCATCACGGACGATACCGTCGAATTGATGAGCCTGGGACGATATCTTTCAGACCAGATAAGGCTTCTCACCGAGTATACCCTCGAAGTGCGCCGGACATCGGGCGCCGCAGTAGCCCCGGGCACGATAGTCCTGACGACACAGGGAGCCGACAGAACACTCGGCGATGAGGGATACTCCCTGAAGGTTTCTTGGGAATCCGTCATAATTTCGGCGCAGAAACCCGCCGGTGTTTTTTATGGCATTCAGACGTTCAGGCAGATGATCATGTCCGGCGACGACAGCTGGAGATTCTCGCGTTCCATTCCCGCTGTCGAAATTTCGGACAAACCATCGTATACATGGCGCGGATTTCAGCTCGACTGTTCCCGTCATTTCATGAGCCTCGACTTTGTGAAGCGGTATATCGATCTTCTCGCATACCACAAGATGAATGTCTTCCACTGGCACCTGACCGATGACCAGGGCTGGCGTATCGAAATAAAGCGCTATCCCGAGCTTACGAGGGCCGGGGCGTTTTATGGCGACGGCGATAACCGTCACGGCGGATACTATACGCAGGATGAAGCCCGCGAGATCGTGGCATATGCGAAGAGCCGCTACATAACCGTTGTCCCGGAAATCGAGATGCCGGGGCATGCCACCGCGGCGATTGCGGCTTATCCGGAGCTTTCCTGCGCCGGGAAGCCCCTCAAGGTGGAGTCGACCTGGGGTATTCACCCGAACCTGTTCTGCGCCGGAAAGGAATCGACATTCGAGTTCATCGAAAATGTGCTCACGGAGCTCTGCGACATATTCCCGTCCCCCTATATTCATATCGGCGGCGACGAGGCGGTGAAAGACCAGTGGAAAGCCTGCCCGCTCTGCCAGAAACGCATGAAGGAGCTGGGACTCAAGAACGAGAATGAGCTTCAGGGCTATTTTACCACCCGTATCGATACATTCGTGCAGACACTCAACCGTAACATCGTCGGCTGGGACGAAATCCTCGAGGGAGGCCCCTCGAAAACCGCCGTGGTTCAGTCGTGGCGCGGCATGGAAGGAGCGGTCGAGGGCGCGAAAAAGGGACATCGGGTGATCTCGTCCCCCGCGCCTTTCGTGTACCTTGATTTTCCGAATACCGAGGACGGCACCAACGATACGGGCTGGCTCAAGGTCACCACTCTCGAAAAAGTGTATTCGTTCGAGCCGACCCCGGCCGAGCTGACTCCCGCGGAGGCTGCGCTCATTTTGGGCGGCGAATGCCCGCTGTGGACGGAGCGGGCGCCCCAGCCCGAAGTCGATCACATGGTGTTCCCGCGTCTGTGCGCCCTTGCGGAGGTGGTCTGGACGCCCCCGGAACGCAGGAACTGGGCCGATTTCTCGAGACGCATGGAGGTGCATTACCGGCGGCTCGACGCGCTCGGTGTGGATTATTTCACCCCGTACACCCCGGTCGGTTCATGGGATCCGAAGGATATCGGGAATTCGTTCGCGACCCTTGACCGTGACATCACCGATGCGCTCAGGGAGCCCGGCCATTACCGTCTGGCGCTCCGTCACGATACCGGCGCGAACGGCGTGACGATCGAGTGGGCAGCCATCCTCGAAAACGGCCGTGAGATGGCGCGCGACACGCACGAGGGAGTGAGCGGAAAACGGCGGGCCGGTCACAATTACCGTTTCAGGGTGGATACAACCCGTCCCGGCGCCCGTTATACGCTCAGGGTGAGCCTCCGCGGGGACGGCGGAACCGACACGAAGGGAACACTGCTTTTGAGGCATTTTAAGTGAGCGGGAAAGGAACGGGGGGAAGGCATTGAAAAGTCATGAAAAATAATGTATTTGATGGATAGAGATATGGTGTGTTACCGTTATTTTATGTGGGCGATTTCACCGCATATAAAATGTGTTTGACTTGTTCATCAGATACTTATACTTTTCTAAAATACGATTTTTCCAATGATCATACCTTTCTTAAATCGAGGAGGTAAAGGTGTGATAAGTCCCGCAGATAATCTATAAGAAATAATGATTTATTTGGGATTTTACTAATTGTATAAAATTCTTGCTAAATGAGTGATTATTAAAAAGATAACAAATTGATATTAATAATATTACACGTATTTTCCAGATTTTTCATTGGGGTCTTATAGAGGTCAAATAGTTTTATAGAGGTTCTTAGTATAGAAACTTTATAAATCCTGGTCAGTCCAGAAAAGAAAATGTAAGGTACTTTTCCCATGTTTAGGAATGTACAACTTAAGTGAAAGGTGGGAAAGGAATGATCAAGTGGCCTGCAATCAAGAGGCTCTATCTATCACTCCAGCGAGTAATTTCTATTCGTAGGTTTGGATTCCCAGCTCTCGTTATCTACGGTATATCAGTTAATCCGATAAATGGAGATCGCGGAATTCCGTGCCTGTGGCGTTTAGTTTTCGGAATGGACTGCCCATGTTGTGGACTGTCACGGGCTGATGCTCTTCTATTCAGGGGGCATTTCTTGGATGCAGTGAGAATGAACTGGCTCATTATCCCAGTAGTTCTAGTATTCTTTTACTATTTCACCGAAACTGTTGTAAACCAATACCACATGAGGAGGAAGTCATGGCTCAATTAGGTGCAGCAGAACTCGCGGCGTTGACAAAGGATCTTGATGACTCGAAGAAAATGATCTTTCAGTCGCAGTACTCCTCAGAGAAAAAGGACAGAGGCACTGCGATGATAGTGGCTCTGTTTAACTGGGATCGCATCTGGTTTGGTGATACGGGCCTTGGAATTTTGAAGTTGCTCACTGTCGGGCTGTGTGGTATTTGGTGGCTGATCGACCTTTTCACGGCTGGATCGCGTTGTGACGATTACAACCGTGCAAAGGCAGAGGAAATAGTCGCATCTCTCAAACTGACAAAGTAGTTAAGAAAGGCAGCACCGTAATTGGCCTAACAAAGTGAGTAAAGTGAGCGCAACGTTCGCTGGAGATAAGAAATGGCGATTATGAATACTGACAGCATAATGACGCTATCTTCGAAACAACTTACTGGATTCTTTTTCGATTGGCCTTAGCATCTCAATGCCTGCACGCACATGGAGAATCTTTATTCCAGCTATTTGGAATTGCTGGTACTTGATGGAGATCGTTGTATGGTTCATCAATGCACTATCAGATGGGATTTTTTACGCGTATATCCCTCTCCTTGAAGTCCTATCCTAATACCATGGGCAGGGAATCGGCACGGAATTGGTTCGACGCATGGTTGAGGGGCTCGGTGGTATGTATGCGATTGACATTGTGTGAGATGAGTACACTGCGCCCTTCATTCGGACAAAGAAACCAGCCAATGCGTGGGAATGGTCATGAGGAATTACGCCAACCATGGAGCAGCGAACAATCGCATGCAGTGGACTCGGGCGTTATACGCTCAGGGTGAGTCTCCGCGGGGACGGCGGAACCGACACGAAGGGAACCATGCTTTTAAGGCATTTCAAGTGAGTGGGTAGGGAACGGGGGTGTGCGGGAAAGACACCCCCCATTTTTTATTTACTTGACAAAATCATATTTTAGCAATATATATGCAGATATTTATACATGCTCATTTCTCATATTCTCAATTGTGGTGGGCATAGTAAACATAAATAAATATTCACGGTATTATGAATCTCTCTATAGAATAAAGCATTCAGGATAACGTGGCATTTCGTCATATTTCATTTTAGTAGTACAGGGGTATTATCATAACTATAAAACAATAGTTGGTTCGCAAACATTGGAGTCCTAGTTGAGTACCTTCGAGTGCGCATACTGCGGCCAGTTTAAAGCTGCGACCGACGACCACGTCCCGCCAAAGAGTATATTTAAGGATCCCAAGCCATTGGAATTGCCAACCGTGAAGTCCTGCGCACAGTGCAACCAAGGCGCTTCAGACGATGACGAGTATTTTCGCGATACCGTCGTCAAGTACTATGCAGTAGCAGACAAACCTCAAGCGAAGGATCAACTTGCAGCAATGTATAGGGCGGCGACAAAATCTAAGAAGCGCAAATACGCCGAGAGAACGCTAAGCTCCTTTTTTAAAATCGAAGTCATATCATCTGCCGGTATCTACCTTGGTACAGTTCCAGCCTACAGGATTGATACAGTGAGGTTCAATAGAGTAGTAATACGCTACATCAAAGGCCTTTACCGATATGACACTGGTACCCGGCTGCCTGATGATCGACACATTGAAGTAATCAGTGATCCTGATACTATACACCAGAAGAGGCAACAGGTTGAGCAACTCTTGGCAGGCTCGGAGAGCAAGAATATTCAAGAAGGGGTCTTCTGGTATGCGTGGGGCCAGGCAGTAGACAACCCCGCTGCTTCCTTTTGGCTGCTCGTATTCTATGATGCCTTTCCAATCATTGCGGTCATTAACTAACTACTGTGATCACTTTTCACATATCACGGCCTAACAATCACTTTGAATGGCCGAACTCGCTAAATCCTTCAATCAGGCTGGTATATGATAAGTTCGTTCACCACTCAAGCGCACACCGTTAGTCGCTGAATTGAATAAAGAGATGCTTAGCCCACAAATGATTTGAGAAATGAGAGAATAGTGAAAACCAAATATATCTTCATCGTGGCAATTCTAATATTCATGGCAATTGCATTCGAATACTACGTTATCGTCTCACCTCTCGGATCAGATACTCGAATTGGCAATGCTATTCAAAGTGCCGCTGTCTTTGTCGCATTATTAGCTGCTACTATAGCCCTGTCGGCTGCGGATCCAAAGGCCCAAAAAGTTAAAGTTAAAATTGAACAGAACATTGATCCAAATAACATTGGCTTTTACTATAAAAGCGAGTTACCCAACGACCTACAAACCAAATATGAGGGCTTTCCATATCCAATTAAATCACATAAAGTTCATTTTAAGATTACGAACACCTCGGGATTTACTTTAAAGAAACCCACTTTGACGTTTAGGCTTCCTCTTGAGAAACAACACCCGCAAAAGGTTGGCGAAAAATATGTCTTATCTTTCAATTCAAATCTATTCAATTCACAAACTGAACTTCGATTGCTTGAATTTGCCGACACCCTGCTCCTCTCCAATTCCAATCTGCCGTTTTGGAACAACGATGACAATATCACTATTTGGATCAGAATGCTACTTAATGATGGGAAATTTGAACCATTTATGGTAGATGTATCAGTCAACTGTGAGAATGCTGAAGGAGTTACAAAACTAGTACGGATAGATCCAAAACATTTCTACAGATTGGAGGATAGAATGGTCGATGCGGAATCAATTACACAACAGCCTGACGAGACTACAATCGAGCATGCTCGTGTCGGCTATCAAGTAGCAGTGAGTCTTTGGACCTCCGAAAGCGAACAGACCTGGGCTCGCTTCAACGTAATGATTGTTGCAAACAGCATTATTCTTGCCATCATTGGATTGGTTGTGACAAGCGAACATGCTATGCTCTCAATATCATTTGTCATGTCTATAGTTGGTATTATTATGTGTATAATGTGGTTATTTATCACGAAACGCGGTTTCGATTATCAAGACTACTACGTAAATTCTGCACGGGAATTGGAAGAACGGTTTCTCCGCCATGTAATAAAGACAGCCTCAAGGGGTAGCATCTTTGCAGACGGGCAGTCTGTCACATTCGAGTTAGATGGTAAAACGACAAAATTTCAGATGAGCAGGTGTTCGCGTATAGCACGTGCAAGGTTTATATCTATCGTCGTTATTTTCTTGTTTATCATTGTGTATGTGCTTGCATTGTTACAATCAATTTGGATTTATTTAACAGTATGTTATAAGTAATACCAATATTCATGTTATCAATCCATGGTTGGTGGCTAAAACCAAGTTACAACCGACGCGCTCCGCGTACGGCTGAACGTGGCCGTTTGGTTTCCTGCTGTCATGGGAAAAATCATAAACTGAGAAAGATGGAACGCGTACAATGAATGTGCGTGATTTTTGTGAAAAAGAACGAGTAGCACTCCGGGACGAGTTGCACAACCTGAAAAGCTGCCAGATTACCTTTCTTGCTTCGTCCATCACTGCAACCGGTGCGATACTTGGTCTCGCAACCACTCTAATTCAAACCACGTTTCTGGGAGTCGTTTTCTTGCTCCCTCTTATTGTGTTGCTTCCCTCATGGTGGGTATTCTTTGACAAGGCAACAACCATCACTCGCATTGTTGGGTATTATAGAATTCTGGAGAAAGTAATCCTCGGACATTATAAGGCAAACAACTTCATGGGCTGGGAAAATGCACTTTGCGAATTCAGGAGCAGACAGCAAGCTGGTACACTTGCCTTTCCTAAAAAGCAGTTGGAAAATCCTTGGCCTCATGGATTGTGTAATATGCTTCTGCTACGTACCTCTCACCCATACTGGATTATTTCCTACTTAACTTTCTTTACTATATCGAGTATGTGTATAGTGACCAGTACTATAATTCTTAAAGGCGTCTGGCGTTTAGTAATATCTATACCAGTCATTCTTTTTTTGATGTCGGTATGGCGGAATTTGCGGACCGTGTGGAATCTAATCGAAGGGCAGAATTCATACGACTGTAACGAACACTTTTGGAAACAAATTCTTATACTGAAACCTATTGTGAATTCTATAGAGTAACTTTCAACGTTCTCCACTTTCAAAACCTGACCCTCCTCGGCTTCGCCGTGTCCTCCCTATTAGGGAGGATGCCCGGAGGGCAGGAGGGTCCCTTCGTTTTTTTACCACAATCCGGTATAAAGATTCCCCGTTTTTAATCATGGTAATCCTGTAAATCCTGTAAATCCCGGTTCAAGTCTTTTTCTCGGTATTTTCTGGCATTTTTCCCCGTCCTCGATGTATATTACCGTTGTATTACGTCCGTGACATAAATGTGCCCGTAACCATTATGTTCCATGAGGACTGCTGCCATGATTGAACTGAGCGAAAAACAGATCGGCGAATATCATCACCGGAACTATACCGCGGTCGACGGGCTGTGGTTTATGAAGGTCGAGGAAAAGTACGGGTTCGATGCCGCGCTCGATGTTGACAACGAGGTCTGGAAGGTGCTTCCCAAGATTCAGGCGCGGATGCTGAAATCTTTCGGGAATGTGGGCGACGGGATCGATGCGCTCCGTGAGTGTCTCGAAACGAAGCTCCGGCTCGAGGGTTTCGAATTTCATACCAAAACCGGTAAAAACGGCGGTTTTTCAGTTATCATAGACGGCTGTCCCTGGCACAATACGATGGTGAAAGTCGGCCGTGAGAAATACTCTTCCCTGGTGGGAAACCGTATTTGCAGAACCGAATACACCACATTCGCGTATGAGTTCGACAGCCGGATACAATTCGAGATGGAGACTCAGATCTGCTGCCGGGCGCGTCAGTGTATCCTCAACTTTTTCATGTGATTCGGACAGTTTACAAAAAAATTAATCCGCGTAAATCCGCCCGATCCGCGTAAATCCGCGTTCTATTTAATGTTATGAATTTCTCGTGAAAAAAAGGGTATGAGACTATGGCCGCACCGGATATAATCGAAAAAATCGCCGAAAACGTCTGGGAGATACCGGTCGGGTATAAAACCGGCATGCGCGTCCCGGCCCGTATTTACGCTTCCGGGAAGCTGCTCGGCGAAATGGATGACGGCGTCTTCGAGCAGGTTACCAATGTGGCGATGCTGCCGGGAATTGTCAGTCATGCGTTCTGCATGCCGGACGGTCACTGGGGATACGGGTTTCCCATCGGCGGTGTCGCGGCTGTCGACCCCTGTGAGGGTGTCATATCCCCGGGCGGCATCGGGTTTGACATAAACTGCGGCATGCGGCTCCTGCGGACCGGGTTGACGTATGACGAGGTGAAACCGCATCTCCGGAAGCTCGTGGACAGGCTGTTCGAGCGTATTCCCGCCGGCGTGGGCAGCTCGGGATTTATCAGGATATCGCGGGACGATTTCCGCGGCGTGGTCGAGACCGGTGCAGCATGGTGCGTCAAAAACGGGTACGGCACGGAGGATGACCTCGAACGCACCGAGGAGCATGGCTGCATCGATGGAGCCGATGCGTCGAAAGTGAGCACCAAGGCGGTCGAGCGCGGGTACAAACAGATCGGGACGCTCGGTTCCGGGAACCATTACCTCGAAATCCAGGTGGCGAAACCCGAAAATATCTATGACCGTGAGCTCGCCGAAAAATTTGGAATAACCATGCCCGACCAGGTCATGGTCATGCTCCACTGCGGCAGCCGCGGTTTCGGGCATCAGGTGGCGACCGATTACCTCCACACCTTCATAACGGTGATGGGGAAAAAGTACGGCATCGTCACCCCCGACCGTGAGCTTGCCTGCGCTCCCTTTCGTTCCGAGGAGGGGCAGGATTATTTCGCCGCCATGAAATGCGCCATCAACATGTCCTATGTCAACCGTCAGGTTATCCTGCACCGGGTGCGCGAGGTGTTTTCCGAAATCTTCCGCCGCGACCCGCTCGATATGGGAATGCACCAGATATATGACATCGCGCATAACACCGCCATGCTCGAACGGCATGTCATCGACGGCGCCGAACGTGAGGTTCTCGTCCACCGCAAGGGTGCGACACGCGCTTTCGCCCCGGGTAACAGCTCGCTCCCGAAGATTTACCAGGAAACGGGTCAGCCGGTCATTATCGGCGGCAGCATGGAAACCGGTTCCTATCTCCTCACCGGCATGAAGAGCGGGGATCAGACATTCTTTACCACGGCGCACGGCAGCGGGAGGACGATGAGCCGCAATAAGGCGAAACGGCTCTATAACGGCAAACAGCTCCAGCGCGATCTGGACGACCGCGGAATCTATATCCGCACCGCATCCTTCTCCGGTCTCGCCGAAGAGGTGGGCAGCGCATACAAGAACATCGACGATGTGGCTGCGGCGACCGAGCACGCGGGCATCAGCAGGCGTGTTGTCAGATTCACCCCCATCGGGAATATCAAGGGATGAGGTGAAGGTGGGTGATAGCATTACTCCGGGGATTAAATAGTGGATGACGTCATGCCGACCTTGATTCGGCATCTATTCCAAATACTGGAATCATTATTTGATCGCCGATACAATAAAATCGATCCCCGATCAAGTCTGGGACTAAAATCGTCAATCGTCACTATTTACAGCCCATGCCATACCGTTACCTTGACGATATAGCGACAGCCGATGCCGCGTTCGAGGCGTGGGGCGCTTCTCTGGAGGAGCTTTTTATCGCCGCCGCGGACGCCCTTCTGAACGTGATGGTGGAGAACCTCGAAACCATCGCAGGCCGTGAACGGCGGACCATCCGGTGTGAAGCCGAATCACTCGGAATGCTCCTCATCCGCTTCCTCGAAGAGCTTGTATTCATTAAGGATGCCCAGCGGCTTTTCCTGAGGGTTGAGCGCCTCGGTATCGAACAGACCGGCGACATGTGGAACCTTGTCGCACAGGTGTATGGCGAGGAGATAAATCCGGAGAGGCACGAGCTCAACGCGGATGTCAAGGCGGTGACCTACCACCGGTTCAGCCTCGAACAGTGCGGTCAGGAATGGCGCGCGACCGTCGTGCTCGATATTTAGAGGGTGATGAAACGTTGCAGCATCTGCTTCCCATAACAGAATGAATCCCCCGGACAGTATATATATGCAATTCGAAACAGGGACTACCTCGTTATCTTCATGAGCCAGTTGTGGAGGGGCGCCATGTGGCTGTACCGCTCGAAACACCAGTCTATCAGCTCCTCCGAAAAAAGCTCCTCGGGGATTTTTGTCTCGATACCTGCATAAAGGCCGTTGTGGAGGAGGAGGGTGGCGTTTTTGTGGGTCGGATCGAATCCGCGCGGAACACGTTTGTAGTGGCTCCCGCCGAGAGTGCAGCCGCCCGATGAGGTTATACTCCCGATTATCTGTGCAAGCTCTGCCCCGTGCTTTTTATGCACGACATAGTCACGGTAACGGTCGAGCTGGGGCTTGGTGAAACAGTATATACCTGTGCCGAGCATGAGCGTACCCGGTTCGATATGGAAGTAGTACCCCGAGGCTTCCATGCGGGGGCCCGCGCCTTCCCAGAACCAGATTCCGAGGTGTGTTTTGTAGGGTGTTTTGTCCTTGCTGAACCGTGTGTCGCGGTTGATGCGGAACAGCGAGCGGTTGACCCGCGGATCGGCGTTGATCCTGGGCGATATGAAACGGAGACGGTCGCCCATGTCGGTGACAAACAGACGGGCCGGCTCCAGAACAAACATGTCAAAATCCTTTTTGTGGCGCTGAAACCATGAAGTGGAGTTGTTTTTTGACAACTGCTCGAAAAACGTGACACATTCTTTCGGAAATCCCCCGAACACCGGCAGCGATGTCATATGTTCCTCTCCCGGCGCAGGGTTACTTTGTAACGGGTACAAGGCAGATCATCTTCATGGTTTTTCCGCCTGCGCTCTCGAAATGGTGGTTTTCACCCCCGGGAACAAAAACCGAATCGCCGGGTTTGAGGGGAAATGAAACCCCGTCTCCCACGAGTTTTCCCTGGCCTTCGAGGATGAAGACCTCGTGCTCCCACTGGTGTGCATGGTGTGGAGTGTTTCCCTCCGGCCCGATCTCGAAGAGGCGCATGTAAAAGTTCGGAGCGCCTTCCGGCCCGGCGATGAGCCATCGTATGGTGGTGTTCTTCGCGCCCTCGCCGACCGGTTTCGCCTCTACATCGAGGTAATGTTTGACGTGCATTGTATGCTCCTTGTAATAAACTCTGTCGTATGTTCCGTTTTATGGTCAGTTACGGTAATTTCGTGTGTGCGTTAATATCAGAAAATTATATAGAGCAGTGCCTGCAGGGCGAGCACCCCGATCGCAAAAAGTCTGAGATCGCTCAGAATGGTTTTCTTGCTTCCGTCAGCGGCTTCGGGAAGCTGGGCGGGCAGGCTGATCACCCATATCGCCAGCGCAATGATAATTCCGAAAACGAATCCACGGACAACACTCATGGGAATTAAAAGCACAGAGGTATACATGAAGTCCGCGAACGGCTTGAGCAGTGCTGCGATTATATGTTTCATGGCCTGTCTTCTCCTTCCGCCGATTCGGCAGGTATAGAGAATATATTGAAGCTTCTCGCGGTATCCGGTTTTGTTAAAAGACTCACGACCACTGTAATGGCGAGAGAAGCGACAAAAGCCCACCATGCTATGTAGAGAAACGGTTCCGGCGCGGTGAAAACCTCGCCCCGTACCCAGAAAAGGGTAACCGATGTCCCAACGCCGAGGATGAGCCCCGCCGATGCCCCGATACTGTTGGCCCGTTTCCAGAACAAACCGAGTGTTATTATCGCCAGAAGAGGCCCCTGAAAGAAACTGAATACGGTCTGAAAGTAACCGTAAATGGAGGGGAAACGGCCTGCTATCGGTGCAAGCAATACACCGATGACAATAAAAGTGGCAATGAAAATTTTCCCCACAATCATGTAGTGACGGTGCGAACGGTTACGTGCGAACAGGGACTGATAGATATCCTTCGTCCAGAGCGTGGCCGCGCTGTTGAGGTATGAATCGATGCTCGACATGAGTGCAGCCAGAAAAGCCGCGAACACGAGGCCGGTCAGTCCTGGTGGAAGGATGTCGTGAACCATCGTCGGATAGATATCATCACTCTTTTCGAGACCCGGGTAGAGGATTATTCCGGCAAGTCCGGGGCCTACGAGGATAAACGGTATGAACAGTTTCAGAAAAGCTCCCCAGAGGACACTCTTTTTGGCTTCGTACTCGCTTCTGGCGCCGAGTGTGCGCTGAACGATCGCCTGGTTGCCGAGCCAGTAAGCGGGGGAAAGCACGAAGCTCAGCCCGAACAGGATTCCGGCCCATCCGTACGGAGTCGGGCTGTCGATGGGAACCATCAGCTCGAAGTGGTGCGCATACCGTTCGCCCATCGAAGTCACCAGACCGACCATTTCTCCCCATCCGCCGATTTTCACGTAGGCGATAATCAGGATTACAAAACTACCGGCGAACATGATTATGCATTGGATGACATCGGTGTATACGACTGCCGCGAGGCCGCCCATCAAAGTGTAAACACCGACAACACAGGCGATTACAAGAATTGAGACGTATATCGGCCAGCCCATGAGAATTAACATCGTTTTGGCCGCGGTATAGAGGAAAACACCAAGGAGAAACGACATGAAGAATCCGACAATAAGAGCGACAAACGTCCGGACAAACTGGTTGTACCGCCGCCCGAGAAACTCAGGGATGGTAAATACCCCGGTGCGCCAGTAAAAAGGGATGAATACGAATGCGCCGACGATCATGGCCGGAATACAGCCGATCCATTCGAAGTTTGCCATGGCAATCCCGTAAAGATACGCTGCACCGGCGACTCCCACAAAATCGAG
Encoded proteins:
- a CDS encoding sodium/solute symporter (Members of the Solute:Sodium Symporter (SSS), TC 2.A.21 as described in tcdb.org, catalyze solute:Na+ symport. Known solutes for members of the family include sugars, amino acids, nucleosides, inositols, vitamins, urea or anions, depending on the system.) → MAIGKLTGIDLFIVILYLVGMVWVGTRLGRFIKDDRDYFLAGRKLPWWAIGMSMVVTDISALDFVGVAGAAYLYGIAMANFEWIGCIPAMIVGAFVFIPFYWRTGVFTIPEFLGRRYNQFVRTFVALIVGFFMSFLLGVFLYTAAKTMLILMGWPIYVSILVIACVVGVYTLMGGLAAVVYTDVIQCIIMFAGSFVILIIAYVKIGGWGEMVGLVTSMGERYAHHFELMVPIDSPTPYGWAGILFGLSFVLSPAYWLGNQAIVQRTLGARSEYEAKKSVLWGAFLKLFIPFILVGPGLAGIILYPGLEKSDDIYPTMVHDILPPGLTGLVFAAFLAALMSSIDSYLNSAATLWTKDIYQSLFARNRSHRHYMIVGKIFIATFIVIGVLLAPIAGRFPSIYGYFQTVFSFFQGPLLAIITLGLFWKRANSIGASAGLILGVGTSVTLFWVRGEVFTAPEPFLYIAWWAFVASLAITVVVSLLTKPDTARSFNIFSIPAESAEGEDRP